Proteins encoded by one window of bacterium:
- a CDS encoding TSUP family transporter — MPELTLPLLAAVGGAAFLAAFAQGVTGFGSALVAMPLLSLVLGVRAAAGLVALLSLAVNVALLLPARRALPWRRIGPLLAGTLATVPAGVFFLAGADPRLARALLGAAL; from the coding sequence ATGCCCGAGCTGACGCTGCCGCTGCTCGCCGCCGTGGGCGGCGCCGCATTCCTCGCCGCGTTCGCGCAGGGGGTGACCGGCTTCGGCTCCGCGCTGGTCGCGATGCCGCTGCTGTCCCTCGTCCTCGGCGTGCGCGCCGCCGCGGGGCTCGTCGCGCTGCTCTCGCTGGCGGTCAACGTCGCGCTCCTGCTGCCGGCGCGGCGCGCGCTGCCCTGGCGGCGGATCGGGCCGCTGCTTGCGGGCACCCTCGCGACCGTCCCCGCCGGCGTGTTCTTCCTCGCCGGCGCCGACCCCCGGCTCGCGCGCGCGCTTCTCGGCGCCGCGCTTG